From one Botrytis cinerea B05.10 chromosome 7, complete sequence genomic stretch:
- the Bccar1 gene encoding Bccar1 has product MTTTSMVQPKFLSKADQLGVVAVGFSGGQCKPGVDAAPSALIKSGLLDQLEEELGYKLHHDNTVHSYKELIPSEDPDHRNMKNPRGVSAVTQKLSEQVYEHAKEGRCVLTLGGDHSIAIGSVSGTARAIRERLGREMALIWVDAHADINTPETSGSGNVHGMPVAFLTRLAQEDKPEIFGWLKDEHMVSVKKIVYIGLRDVDRGEKKILRDNGIKAFSMHDIDRHGIGRVMEMALGHIGNDTPIHLSFDVDALDPTYAPSTGTPVRGGLTLREGDYIAECVHETGSLIAMDLVEVNPTLEPGVNDIGAHETVRAGCSLVRCALGESLL; this is encoded by the exons ATGACTACCACATCAATGGTTCAGCCAAAATTCTTATCAAAGGCCGATCAACTTGGTGTCGTCGCGGTTGGATTCTCCGGTGGACAA TGTAAACCAGGAGTTGATGCCGCACCTTCAGCACTCATCAAAAGTGGTCTTCTGGATCAACTCGAAGAGGAACTAGGATACAAACTTCACCATGATAACACTGTTCATTCTTACAAGGAATTGATTCCTTCTGAGGATCCAGATCACCGAAACATGAAGAACCCTCGTGGAGTCTCTGCAGTCACACAAAAGCTTTCTGAACAAGTTTACGAACATGCCAAGGAGGGTCGTTGTGTCTTGACTCTCGGTGGTGATCATTCTATTGCCATTGGTTCGGTATCTGGAACCGCGAGAGCAATCCGCGAACGTttaggaagagaaatggCATTGATCTGGGTTGATGCACATGCCGATATCAACACCCCAGAAACTTCAGGGTCTGGAAATGTCCACGGTATGCCCGTTGCATTTTTAACGCGTCTCGCACAAGAAGACAAGCCAGAAATCTTTGGATGGCTGAAGGATGAGCATATGGTCAGCGTAAAGAAGATTGTTTACATCGGGTTGAGAGATGTTGatagaggagagaagaagattctcCGTGATAATGGAATTAAGGCATTCAGTATGCATGACATTGATAG ACATGGTATTGGCAGAGTTATGGAAATGGCCCTCGGTCATATCGGTAACGATACCCCAATCCATCTTTCCTTCGATGTCGACGCTCTTGATCCTACATACGCTCCCTCAACTGGTACACCGGTTCGTGGAGGTTTGACCTTGCGAGAAGGTGATTATATTGCTGAGTGCGTTCACGAGACTGGTTCTTTGATCGCTATGGATTTGGTAGAAGTCAACCCTACACTTGAACCTGGTGTCAATGATATTGGAGCACACGAAACTGTTAGAGCTGGATGCTCTTTGGTTAGATGCGCTTTGGGTGAGAGCTTGCTATAG